GGATCGCGGTCCTCCTCGGGGCACCTCGCGACGCGGTCCGGGTGCGATCAGAGCCCGCTCGGCGAGGTCAGGGCCAACTGGCCCTGGGTGGGCTCTGCTCAGCAGAACCACGGCTCGGTGAGGCGGGGCGGCCGCCGCCGGCCGGAATCGGGCGGGGCTGTCGCCGGGCGCGCGGGGAGCCCGGCCGCCTCGTCGGCCAAGCGGCGGATCCGGTCGAAGGTCACCGCCGGATCTTCCCCCCGCTCGGCGGCCTCGGCGACCCGGGCCGCCACGGTGTCGTGGAGCGCCTCCATCCGGGCGTCCGGGTGCGTCCAGCGGTAGAAGAAGTCGCGCTCGACCAGCTCGCCGAGGTACGGACGCATGGCCGGGCTCTCGAGCAGGAGCGAGCCGGGCGGGACGAGCAGGCGGATGGAGTACTGGACCGGATCCACGTGGTCGATGAGCCTCTCGCGCTCGACGAAGTCGAGCATCTCCCGATAGTCGTCGAGCGTGGTCCAGGGAGTGAAGGCGACCCAGGTGGGGCGGAGCGCGATACCGGCCGCCCGCACGGCGCGAAGGGCCTCGATCACGTCAGCGCGCGTGTGCCCCTTGTCGAGGTGACCCAGCACGGCATTGCTGAGCGACTCGACGGCCGAGACGATGAAGAGGCAGCCGCGGGCGGCCAGCTCGGGAAGATGCTGCCGGCGCCGGAGGAGATGCTCGATCTTCGCGGTGAAGTCGAAGGTCAGCTGCGGGAACTCGGCATGCATGGCGTCCGTGACGGCCAGGGCATGGCCGGGCCCGTTCAAGAAATCCGGGTCGCCGAAGGTGATGTGGGTCGCCCCCGCCTCGACGAGCTGGCGGATGTCGGCGAGAACCGTCTCCCGCGGGACCGCGAAGAAGCGGCCGCCGTAGACGGGCGGGATCGGGCAGTGGCGGCAGCGATGGAGGCAGCCGCGGGTCGCCTCGACGTACCCGCTGATCTCGAGCCGCCCGTCCCGCTCGAGGCGCGCGTACTGCTTGAGCGACGGGAGGCCGGCCCGGCTCGGCACCGGGAAGGCGAGGCGCGCCAGGGTCGGTCGGGCCGGCGCCCCTGGCCGGCTCACTCCCGGAATCGGCCGCGCGTCGCCGGCCGCCAGGGCGTCACAGAGCTCCACGAGCGCCGGCTCGACCTCGCCGCCGATGACCGCGTC
The genomic region above belongs to Candidatus Methylomirabilota bacterium and contains:
- a CDS encoding CUAEP/CCAEP-tail radical SAM protein, which gives rise to MREPGTILLIACYELGHQPLAVAWPAAFLEAAGYKPASLDVAVEPFDEDKAARARLVAISVPMHTALRLGITVARRVRAVNPDGHIVFYGLYAALNADYLLGHGADAVIGGEVEPALVELCDALAAGDARPIPGVSRPGAPARPTLARLAFPVPSRAGLPSLKQYARLERDGRLEISGYVEATRGCLHRCRHCPIPPVYGGRFFAVPRETVLADIRQLVEAGATHITFGDPDFLNGPGHALAVTDAMHAEFPQLTFDFTAKIEHLLRRRQHLPELAARGCLFIVSAVESLSNAVLGHLDKGHTRADVIEALRAVRAAGIALRPTWVAFTPWTTLDDYREMLDFVERERLIDHVDPVQYSIRLLVPPGSLLLESPAMRPYLGELVERDFFYRWTHPDARMEALHDTVAARVAEAAERGEDPAVTFDRIRRLADEAAGLPARPATAPPDSGRRRPPRLTEPWFC